From a single Planctellipticum variicoloris genomic region:
- a CDS encoding alpha/beta fold hydrolase, with translation MSSTSPTWPDYSFASHFAEIGGHRLHYLDEGRGAPVVMVHGNPNWTYYWRNLIPALSDHYRCLALDHIGCGLSDKPSDRDYEYTLARRVADFDAWIAGLNLTEPINLVVHDWGGMIGCAWAVQHPERIARLVVLNTGAFPLPKTKPVPWQLQLARTPLLGALLVRGLSAFSLGAVRSCVTRAPMPQDVGRAYCAPYDSWAHRIAVHRFVQDIPLEPGDRSMPVVAETAAGLHKLDHHPMLIGWGEKDFVFDDHFLQEWLVRFPRAELHRFPDCGHYVLEDAGPQLIPRIRQFLDTTPAGRRES, from the coding sequence ATGTCTTCGACTTCTCCGACCTGGCCCGACTACTCGTTTGCGTCGCACTTCGCCGAGATCGGCGGACATCGGCTGCATTATCTGGACGAAGGTCGCGGCGCGCCGGTCGTGATGGTCCACGGCAATCCGAACTGGACCTACTACTGGCGGAACCTGATTCCCGCCCTTTCCGACCATTATCGGTGTCTGGCGCTCGATCACATCGGCTGCGGCCTGTCAGATAAGCCGTCCGATCGCGACTACGAATACACGCTGGCCCGGCGGGTCGCGGACTTCGACGCCTGGATCGCCGGCCTCAACCTGACCGAACCGATCAACCTGGTCGTGCACGACTGGGGCGGCATGATCGGCTGCGCGTGGGCCGTGCAGCATCCCGAGCGGATTGCCCGGCTGGTGGTGCTCAATACAGGCGCATTTCCGCTGCCGAAGACCAAGCCCGTGCCGTGGCAGTTGCAGTTGGCGCGCACGCCGCTGCTGGGCGCCCTGCTGGTTCGCGGCCTCAGCGCCTTCAGCTTGGGAGCGGTGCGATCGTGCGTGACGCGGGCGCCGATGCCGCAGGACGTCGGACGGGCCTATTGCGCGCCGTACGATTCTTGGGCGCATCGGATCGCCGTGCATCGCTTCGTGCAGGATATCCCCCTGGAGCCGGGCGATCGCAGCATGCCGGTGGTGGCGGAGACCGCCGCTGGACTGCACAAGCTCGACCACCACCCGATGCTGATCGGCTGGGGAGAGAAGGATTTCGTCTTTGACGACCACTTCCTGCAGGAGTGGCTGGTTCGGTTTCCCCGAGCCGAACTGCACCGGTTCCCGGACTGCGGTCACTACGTCCTGGAAGACGCCGGGCCGCAGCTCATTCCGCGGATCCGCCAGTTCCTGGACACCACGCCTGCCGGACGACGCGAGAGCTGA
- the bioA gene encoding adenosylmethionine--8-amino-7-oxononanoate transaminase, with translation MQTEHLRQLDRQLVWHPFTAMSAWEDEDFPVIAAAEGFHLIDTDGRRYLDGHSSLWCNVHGHRVPAIDAAIRDQLDRVAHSTLLGLANLPSIELAGQLVQRAPAGLTKVFFADCGAAGVEVALKMAWQYHRQKASPESRDLFVCLSHAYHGDTVGTVSVGGIDEFHSLFGGLLFPTLRIPTPATPGLSLDDCLRHTEEILTANADRIAGVIVEPLVQAAAGILVHPPGYLRGLRQLTERLGLLLIADEIAVGFGRLGTLFACEQEDVHPDILILSKGLTGGYLPLAATLTTEEIYEAFLGDPWAGRTFYHGHTYTGNPLACAAALASLKLLEENEVLLNARKIERVLAEELTADGSAAWMRHVGAIRRRGTMAGIDLALDPAQLTPFPPQRRAGHAVMLACRERGVILRNIGDTVVLYPAPAMPVGLVRELCQTVREALAELRPDA, from the coding sequence ATGCAAACCGAACACCTCCGCCAGCTCGATCGCCAGCTCGTCTGGCATCCCTTCACCGCCATGTCGGCCTGGGAGGACGAAGACTTTCCCGTCATCGCCGCTGCGGAGGGGTTTCACCTCATCGATACCGACGGTCGCCGGTATCTCGACGGGCACTCTTCCCTCTGGTGTAACGTCCACGGTCATCGCGTGCCGGCGATTGACGCCGCGATCCGCGACCAGCTCGATCGCGTCGCCCACAGCACGCTGCTGGGACTGGCGAACCTCCCCTCCATCGAACTCGCCGGGCAGCTCGTCCAGCGAGCGCCCGCGGGTCTGACGAAGGTTTTCTTCGCCGATTGCGGGGCGGCGGGCGTCGAGGTCGCGCTGAAAATGGCCTGGCAGTACCACCGCCAGAAAGCCTCTCCCGAATCCCGCGACCTGTTCGTCTGCCTGAGCCACGCCTATCACGGAGATACCGTCGGAACCGTGAGCGTGGGGGGGATCGACGAGTTCCACAGCCTCTTCGGCGGACTGCTGTTTCCCACGTTGCGGATTCCGACCCCTGCCACGCCGGGCCTGTCGCTCGATGACTGCCTGCGCCACACCGAAGAAATCCTCACCGCTAACGCCGACCGCATCGCGGGCGTCATCGTGGAACCCCTGGTCCAGGCGGCGGCGGGAATTCTCGTTCACCCGCCGGGTTATCTACGCGGACTCCGGCAACTGACAGAGCGGCTCGGCCTGCTGTTGATCGCCGACGAAATCGCCGTCGGCTTCGGCCGGCTGGGAACGCTCTTCGCCTGCGAGCAGGAAGACGTTCACCCCGACATCCTGATCCTGTCCAAGGGGCTGACCGGCGGCTACCTCCCGCTCGCCGCCACGCTGACCACCGAGGAAATCTACGAAGCCTTCCTGGGCGATCCGTGGGCGGGCCGCACGTTCTATCACGGGCATACCTACACGGGGAACCCGCTCGCCTGCGCCGCGGCCCTGGCCTCGCTGAAGCTCCTGGAAGAGAATGAGGTGCTGCTCAACGCCCGCAAGATCGAACGAGTTCTGGCCGAAGAACTGACGGCAGACGGCTCGGCAGCGTGGATGCGGCATGTCGGGGCCATCCGGCGTCGCGGTACAATGGCCGGCATCGACCTCGCCCTCGATCCTGCCCAACTGACGCCCTTCCCTCCCCAGCGCCGGGCCGGCCATGCAGTCATGCTCGCCTGTCGCGAGCGGGGCGTGATTCTGCGCAACATCGGCGACACGGTCGTGCTCTATCCGGCTCCGGCGATGCCGGTCGGCCTGGTCCGCGAGCTCTGTCAGACTGTCCGCGAAGCGTTGGCCGAGCTGCGGCCCGACGCGTGA
- a CDS encoding ferredoxin family protein, with amino-acid sequence MTHIVAEPCFNCKYTDCVVVCPVECFYEGESMLFIHPEECIDCEACVPECPPQAIFHEDNLPEKWKDYIALNAEMSPQCPNITEKKDPLGGPL; translated from the coding sequence ATGACGCATATCGTTGCGGAGCCATGCTTTAACTGCAAATACACCGACTGCGTGGTGGTCTGCCCGGTCGAATGTTTCTACGAGGGAGAGTCGATGCTCTTCATCCATCCGGAGGAGTGCATCGACTGCGAGGCATGCGTCCCGGAATGCCCGCCCCAGGCCATTTTCCACGAGGATAATCTCCCCGAGAAGTGGAAAGATTACATCGCGCTGAACGCGGAGATGTCGCCGCAGTGCCCGAACATCACCGAAAAGAAAGACCCTCTGGGCGGCCCACTGTAG
- a CDS encoding MraZ N-terminal domain-containing protein produces the protein MAPVESFITGELRRTVDDRFRISLPPEMAQAVTDETGDTIVAKERFGCLSLWRAAEWQKRIDEGVSLIRQKIAAGRMDQRWGEVQQLGRLLSTRSQTVRLANRSRLLLPEGFREFLDIQVNQDVVVVGAVICVEIWNPRAWMETLREEMPGFGTLFKDLSA, from the coding sequence ATGGCACCTGTGGAATCTTTCATCACCGGCGAACTGAGGCGAACGGTCGACGACCGTTTTCGCATCAGCCTCCCGCCGGAGATGGCGCAGGCCGTGACCGACGAGACGGGTGATACGATTGTCGCGAAGGAACGCTTCGGCTGCCTGAGCCTGTGGCGGGCGGCCGAGTGGCAGAAACGGATCGACGAGGGGGTTTCTCTGATTCGTCAGAAAATCGCCGCCGGCCGGATGGATCAGCGGTGGGGCGAAGTTCAGCAGTTGGGTCGGTTGCTGTCGACGCGGTCTCAGACCGTGCGGCTGGCGAACCGCTCCCGGTTGCTGCTCCCGGAAGGCTTCCGGGAGTTTCTGGATATTCAGGTGAATCAGGACGTGGTGGTGGTCGGAGCGGTGATCTGCGTGGAGATCTGGAATCCCCGCGCCTGGATGGAAACGCTCCGCGAAGAGATGCCGGGCTTCGGGACGCTGTTCAAGGATCTCAGCGCCTGA
- a CDS encoding RNA polymerase sigma factor, whose product MPLTDVDRVLLKRCLTSESGAWRDFVERYAGLFVHVIQHTAQARSVRVTADDIDDLSSEVMLALVANDCAVLRNFRGESALATYLTVVTRRVVVREMSRRRMAEALGHVKSHGSAIDQAAAPVENGRIENQELVERMLSGLPPLDAEVVRRYHLEGQSYREISSRLGVPENSIGPTLTRAREKLRHTTASGLA is encoded by the coding sequence GTGCCGCTGACCGATGTCGATCGAGTTCTCCTCAAACGCTGCCTGACTTCCGAATCCGGCGCGTGGAGAGACTTCGTCGAGCGGTACGCCGGGCTCTTCGTGCATGTCATTCAGCACACCGCCCAGGCCCGTAGCGTGCGGGTGACGGCCGACGACATCGACGATCTCAGTTCCGAAGTGATGCTGGCGCTCGTCGCGAATGATTGTGCCGTGCTGCGAAACTTTCGCGGAGAGTCGGCGCTGGCGACTTATCTGACGGTTGTGACCCGGCGTGTCGTCGTGCGGGAAATGTCCCGTCGACGGATGGCCGAGGCCCTCGGGCACGTCAAATCGCATGGATCTGCGATCGATCAGGCTGCCGCCCCGGTCGAGAACGGCAGGATCGAGAATCAGGAACTGGTGGAGCGGATGCTGAGCGGACTGCCGCCGCTGGACGCGGAAGTCGTGCGGCGCTATCACCTGGAAGGCCAGAGTTATCGCGAGATCAGCAGCCGCCTCGGGGTGCCGGAGAATTCGATCGGCCCCACGCTGACGCGCGCTCGGGAAAAACTGCGGCATACCACCGCATCCGGCCTGGCCTGA
- a CDS encoding polymorphic toxin-type HINT domain-containing protein encodes MTFSVAARGLLAGWFCSLLPMVSPSTAAEPSAESAYELVRQALRAELAGDNQLRRQRLEGAAALDPEYGPAQWQLGKVRLPGQATWQSAREMTAIPGQVWQAYSQIRDEYVSTPEVIWSSGNGPGPRTFRLRIALTGKPHAAEIRVVALRPLSLAVNGNRLKTSPAPGQVGVHSVAGLLKSGDNTLAIHVEDADGPTGLIAWGGVTFGDDRVLVIRSGAAWQVHAGELADWSEPFSTDVGWLDAAIASTLAEVWETFREPILSPKVDAALARWCRRNHLDAQSRFHWSRVLEANASNKEAIKSLDLVREDGLLWTRDEVLQRRQEEKEASLTTTRWKSHLARLQKLVQSNNSAELSTFVDESGPDATAAAGPILAQAAVQSGEPRFAATVIELIERVPEPAASRALADVSIFAMSADVRNRALASLKERDSVGAAGMLLPLLHLPLQIQIQRTERDAGSVYQAADQIAFRDRRVDHDIIHQDVQSIQIRPVRGHVYRIRAHKIDLNHDGKNNEQDLQILQRMLPSINANLRLEAESHAAESLAARETAARALVDSVNLLREQVNLRSFEALEAVTGQNPGRKVASWWDWWRECNSLMQSSRRGVRLTRRSVWGVRACEVRSAIPSCFIAGTPVWTRQGLVPVEQIHAGDEVLSQDPDTGELAYKIVTFTTIRPPSPVLTLTAGGDSVTTTLGHRFWRTGAGWIMAKQVSPGIPLHQMGGSFPLDLVAPAGDAPAYNLVVDDFHTYFVGQAGWLVHDNRLPAPGNVLLPGLLAEPGEVVEAVPGCGLHKALINATEAQVAN; translated from the coding sequence ATGACATTCTCTGTGGCGGCGCGAGGGCTCCTGGCGGGCTGGTTCTGCAGCCTGCTGCCGATGGTCTCGCCGAGTACGGCGGCGGAGCCGTCGGCGGAATCAGCGTATGAACTGGTCCGACAGGCGCTCAGGGCCGAACTGGCGGGGGACAACCAGCTTCGGCGGCAAAGGCTGGAAGGCGCCGCTGCGCTGGACCCGGAGTACGGACCCGCCCAGTGGCAACTGGGGAAAGTGCGTCTGCCCGGTCAGGCGACGTGGCAGTCCGCGCGGGAGATGACTGCGATTCCAGGCCAGGTCTGGCAGGCTTACAGTCAGATTCGTGATGAATATGTCAGCACGCCAGAGGTTATCTGGTCTTCCGGAAACGGCCCCGGACCGAGAACCTTTCGCCTGCGGATTGCGCTGACCGGCAAGCCTCATGCCGCCGAAATCCGCGTGGTCGCGCTTCGCCCGCTGTCGCTCGCCGTCAACGGGAACCGTCTGAAGACCAGCCCGGCGCCCGGACAAGTTGGAGTTCACTCGGTTGCCGGCCTGCTGAAATCGGGTGACAACACGCTGGCCATTCACGTCGAAGATGCCGATGGGCCGACCGGGCTGATCGCCTGGGGCGGAGTCACGTTTGGCGATGATCGTGTCCTGGTGATTCGCTCCGGCGCCGCATGGCAGGTGCATGCTGGAGAACTTGCCGACTGGTCAGAACCGTTTTCTACGGACGTGGGCTGGCTGGATGCTGCGATCGCCTCCACTCTCGCTGAGGTCTGGGAGACGTTTCGCGAGCCGATCCTGTCCCCGAAAGTCGACGCAGCGCTCGCGCGCTGGTGCCGGCGGAATCACCTGGATGCCCAGTCTCGATTTCACTGGAGTCGCGTCCTGGAAGCCAATGCGTCGAACAAAGAGGCGATCAAGTCTCTCGATCTGGTGCGGGAGGACGGACTGCTGTGGACTCGCGATGAGGTCCTTCAGCGCCGCCAGGAAGAAAAAGAGGCGAGTCTGACGACGACTCGCTGGAAGTCTCACCTCGCTCGCCTTCAGAAGCTTGTGCAGAGCAACAATTCCGCGGAACTTTCGACATTTGTTGACGAATCCGGACCCGATGCGACTGCCGCTGCGGGGCCGATTCTCGCCCAGGCCGCCGTGCAGTCCGGAGAACCCCGATTTGCCGCGACCGTGATCGAACTGATCGAGCGCGTTCCGGAGCCAGCCGCGAGCCGTGCTCTGGCAGACGTGTCGATCTTTGCCATGTCGGCAGACGTCCGCAACAGGGCTCTGGCGTCGCTGAAAGAACGAGACTCTGTCGGCGCCGCGGGGATGCTGCTCCCGCTGCTACATCTGCCTCTGCAGATTCAGATCCAGCGCACCGAACGTGACGCCGGATCAGTTTACCAGGCAGCCGACCAGATCGCCTTCCGAGATCGCCGGGTTGATCACGACATCATTCATCAGGATGTGCAATCCATCCAGATTCGGCCGGTGCGCGGGCATGTCTATCGCATTCGAGCCCACAAGATCGACCTCAATCATGACGGCAAGAACAACGAACAGGATCTGCAGATCCTGCAGCGGATGCTGCCGTCCATCAACGCGAATCTCCGCCTCGAAGCGGAGTCGCACGCGGCCGAAAGTCTGGCGGCCCGGGAAACGGCGGCACGAGCCCTCGTCGACAGCGTGAATCTGCTGCGCGAGCAGGTGAATCTGCGCTCGTTCGAAGCGCTCGAAGCGGTGACCGGTCAGAATCCGGGACGCAAAGTGGCTTCATGGTGGGACTGGTGGCGAGAATGTAATTCGCTGATGCAGTCTTCGCGCCGTGGAGTGCGCCTGACGCGCCGCAGCGTCTGGGGAGTCCGGGCTTGCGAAGTCCGTTCGGCCATCCCCAGTTGCTTCATCGCCGGAACGCCGGTCTGGACCCGCCAGGGCCTTGTTCCCGTGGAGCAGATTCATGCCGGCGACGAGGTCCTGTCGCAGGATCCCGACACGGGCGAACTGGCGTACAAAATCGTCACATTCACGACGATCCGACCGCCGAGTCCGGTGCTGACGCTGACGGCGGGGGGCGATTCGGTGACGACGACGCTGGGCCATCGATTCTGGCGGACGGGCGCCGGCTGGATCATGGCGAAGCAGGTTTCGCCGGGCATTCCGCTGCACCAGATGGGTGGGTCGTTTCCGCTGGATCTGGTTGCTCCCGCGGGAGACGCTCCAGCCTATAACCTGGTGGTCGATGACTTCCATACGTACTTTGTCGGCCAGGCCGGCTGGCTCGTCCACGACAACCGCCTGCCGGCGCCGGGAAACGTGCTCCTGCCCGGCCTGCTTGCAGAACCCGGGGAAGTCGTCGAAGCTGTTCCCGGCTGCGGACTGCACAAGGCTCTGATTAACGCGACCGAGGCGCAGGTTGCGAACTGA